The DNA segment CCTTTGGAGCTGATGGGAGGGTTGATCGAACATAGTCATTTAAAGAATTATGTGCCACAAACAAGCCGCTAGAAGCTGTGAGAAAagtttactgtgtgtgtgtgtgtgtgtgtgtgttagtatggggcgtgtgtgagaatgtgtttttatTTTCTGAGACATACATACAGCAGCGATTCTCAAATTGGGGTCTGCGGACCCCTGGGAGATTCGTAGAgacttcacagaattgttacagtgcaaaaagaggccattcgacccatcgtgctcgcactggctctccaaaagagcaattccctcagttccattccccttctccccataaccatgcacattcttccttttcatataactgtctaattcccttttgaatgcttcaattgaagctgcctccaccatattctcaggcagtgcattccagaccttaaccactcgctgtgtgaaaaagtttttcctcatgtcacttttacttctcttaccaaatacttgaaatctgtgccctctcattctcgattctttcatgagtgggaacagtttctctctatctactctgtccagacctctcatgattttgaatacctctatcaaatcaactctcagccttctcttctccaaggaaaacagtcccaacttctccaatcgatcttcataactgaattcttcatcccttgaaccattctcgtgaatcttctctgtactctctccaatgccttcacctctttccttcaccttgcgcccagaactggatgcagtaccccagctgaggccgaactagtgtcttatacaagttcaatataacttccttgctctcgtactctatgccccgattaataaagcccaggatactgtatgctttattgaccgttctctcaaccagtcctgccaccttcaataacttttgcacatatgcacccaggtccctctgttcctgcaccccctttagaatagtaccctttattctatatcgtctctccatgttcttctgtcCAAAattaatcacatttctctgcattgaacttcatctgccacttttgtgcccattccaccaacttgtctatgactTTCCAAGGGTCCATAAAATAATGTGAAAGTACTTACCGAGCAGGTTCGGCCTTACAGGTGGCAGACTTGGGTGGCTGGAGGTGGACTCAGTGCAAGCTAGGAAGCGGAGCAGAGTGCAACCGCCATGTGTGCAGCGCAGAGGGGTCTGGCTGTCTCACCTAGGAGGAGAATGTGCGTACAGGAAAGTTGAGAGCAGCACAAAGATCGCTATATCTAAATAATCTACACattattaaattaaattaaaaagcaTTATgaaaacactctttacatgcagcacttccACATTTTGAGTATTATATAGCATTCTAATTTAGAGCCGGGGGGAGTATCCGTGATTACTAACCCATTTGGAAAGTGGCCCTTCAATCAAAAGAATTTGAGAACCACTGACATAGAGGCAGCCGTCCCCACCCTCGTATAATGGTTCACTGCACCAGTGGGATGGGGGCACAGAACAGGTGCACCCCCCACCCTACTTTGAGTAGGCCCTGTAACTACAGCCCTAAACAGTGACAATATGCATTCGGTACAAGTTCCCAAACCGACTCCGATATACATTTAACATCATCCCAGGCCTTCTCTCTGACGACGCAGAGAAGCATCCTAAATTCTGGGTTTTTGCAAACATTTTGTTTTAAAAACTATACGTGACCTTGAAGGTATAAACGCATTGCATTGAAAATATTCCCATGCACTATCCTTTCATTTCAaccaaatatatacatatatattaaaTGTTAGAGGAAACTTGTTCCCATTCTAAAAGGCCTCCCGTTTTCTTTGCAGAAGTATGCCATTTTTGTGACACGGTGAGCAatcctgatgcaacataaattgtTTTATCACATGATTAGCAAATGAAAAAACACAAGAGAAAAGGTTTGCCAGGTATATTTCCAGGGCAACAATTCTCCCTTTAATTATGTCTTTTTAACAGGTCGATTTGGAATATGAGGTGCTGCTAATTGAAAGATACCAAGAGTGCAAGAAGCTTTGCCTCAGCCAGCAGATGGTGCTGCGTTGAATTACAGTGTAGGCTGTCTTTTTTTAGGTGTTTTATTGAAAGATTGTTTAGGTCCAGGCGCACTGCTGGCTGAGATTTCCTTGCTGGAGGCGCCATGACAGTGCTGTCCCTGCTTTCACTTGCCTTGCTGGGTTGGATGGTGCACTGCAGCCGCGGTTATGTGATCGTCAACTCTGTGTCCTGGGCAGTCACCAACCAGGAGGAAACAGTGTCcacagaggaggaggaggtggacgtGCTGCCTAACCGCCTCTTCGAGAGCAGCAGCAGCATCTGGAAAGCCTCCTACCCCGCCGCCGTCTACCAGGAGAAGGATAGAAACGGTAGGGCCATGGCCAAACTACCGAGTCCTAAAGAGGTCCTCAGCTTCCCCTCCAGGATGTTTTCTTACCGGAGGGAAGGGCTGAGTGCGAAGGGTTCCGAGCAGATTTCCCCCGAGCCGCCCCAGCAGGAGAAAGCGCGGATCGCCCGCTACATGGTCCATTCCAACAACTGGGGCTTCTTAGCCACTCTCTCCACTCTGGATAAGGTACTGCAGCAGCATCCCGGGCTTCACACCTTTATTGCAGTTTATCGCTGCATGGATACCTTTCAAAACGAAGTAATAAGAGCGTGCTGTTAGATATAGGAGTAACCACGCTGTGTTGGGAATGAGTGTAATAACTTTACACCTTGGAAAAGATTGCTGATTTTCCTGGGTCAACTCATTTTATAATGTTCAGTACTAtttgatgaacttagagcttggattagtacttgcaactatgatgttgttgttattccagagacttggttgagggaaggacaggattggcagctaaatgttccaggatttagaagcttcaggcgggatagagggggatgtaaaaggggtgggggagttgcattacttgttaaggagaatatcacagctgtactgcgggaggacacctcggaggggtcgtgcagtgaggcaatatgggtggagctcaggaataggaagggtgcagtcacgatgttgggggttttctacaggcctcccagcagccagcgggaggttgaggagcagatatgtagacagattttggaaagatgtaaaggtgacagggttgtagtggtgggtgattttaacttcccctatattgactgggactcacttagtgctaggggcttggatggggcagaatttgtaaggagcatccaggagggcttcttgaaacagtatgtagatagtccaatgaaggatggggccgtactggacctggtattggggaatgagcccggccaggtggtcgaagtttcagtaggggagcattttgggaacagtgaccataattccataagttttaaggtacttgtggataaggataagagtagtcctcgggtgaaggtgctaaattggaggaaggctaattataacaatattaggcaggaactgaagaatttagattgggggcggctgtttgagggtaaatcaacatctgacatgtgggagtctttcaaatgtcagttgattagaatccaggaccggcatgttcctgtgaggaagaaggataagtttggcaagtttcaggaaccttggataacgcgggatattgtgagcctcgtcaaaaagaaaaaggaagcattcgtaaaggctaggaacagacgaatcccttgagtaatataaagacagtaggaaggaacataagcaaggagtcaggagggctaaaagaggtcatgaaaagtaattggcaaacaggattaaggaaaatcccaaggctttttatacatatataaagagcaagagggtaaccagggaaagggttggcccactcaaggacagagaaaggaatctatgtgtggagccagaggaaatgggcgaggtattcaccaaagagaaggacttggtggatgaggagcctagggaagggagtgtagatagtctcagtcatctcattatcaaaaaggaggaggtgttgggtgtcttgcaaagcattaaggtagagaagtccccaggggctgatgggatctaccccagaatactaagggaggcaagggaagaaattgctggggccttgacagaaatctttgcatcctcattggctacaggtgaggtcccagaggactagagaatagaaaatgtttttccttagtttaagaagggtagcaaggataatccaggaaattataggccggtgagccttacgtcaatggtagggaaattattagagaggattcgtcgcgacaggatttactcccatttggaaacaaatgaccttattagcaagaggcagcatggttttgtgaaggggaggttatgtctcactaatttgattgagttttttgaggaagtgacgaagatgattgatgaaggaagggcagtggatgttatctatatggacttcagtaaagcctttgacaaggtccctcatggcagactggtacaaaaggtgaagtcacacgggatcagaggtgagctggcaagatggatacagaactggctcagtcatagaagacagagggtatcagtggatgggtgtttttctgaatggagggatgtgactagtggtgttccgcagggatcagtgctgggacctttgctgtttgtagtatatataaatgatttggaggaaaatgtagctggtctgattagtaagtttgcggacgacacaaaggttggtggagttgcgaacaatgatgaggattgtcagaggatacagcaggatatagatcggttggagacttgggcggagaaatggcagatggagtttaatccggacaaatgtgaggtaatacattttggaaggtctaatgcaggtgggaagtatacagtaaatggcagaacccttaggagtattgacaggcagagagatctgggcgtacaggtccacaggtcactgaaagtggcaacgcaggtggataaggtagtcaagaaggcttacggcatgcttgccttcatcggtcggggcatagagtataaaaattggcaagctgtacagaactttagttaggccacacttagaatattgcgtgcaattctgatcgccacactaccagaaggacgtggaggctttggagagagtacagaggaggtttaccaggatgttgcctagtctggagggcattagctatgaggagaggttgggtaaactcagattgttttcactggaatgacggaggtggaagggcgacatgatagaggtttacaaagttatgagtggcatggacagagtggatagtcagaagctttttcctagggtggaagagtcagttactgggggacatagatttaaggtgagagggtcaaagtttagaggggatgtgcgaggcaagttctttacacagagggtggtgagtgcctggaacatgctgccgggggaggtggtggaagcaggtacgatagcgacgtttaagaggcatctgacaaatacatgaataggatgggaatagagggatatggtccccggaagtgcagaaggttttagtttaggcaggcatcaagatcgacgcaggcttggagggccgaatggcctgttcctgtgctgtactgttctttgttctctttattTGTTTGAGTACTGTAACTCAGAGCTCAGCTCGCACTGCACCAAAACCAGGTACTGGGTTCCAACAGTGTAACATTCCCAGCAGAACTGGACA comes from the Heterodontus francisci isolate sHetFra1 chromosome 6, sHetFra1.hap1, whole genome shotgun sequence genome and includes:
- the creg2 gene encoding protein CREG2 isoform X1; this translates as MTVLSLLSLALLGWMVHCSRGYVIVNSVSWAVTNQEETVSTEEEEVDVLPNRLFESSSSIWKASYPAAVYQEKDRNGRAMAKLPSPKEVLSFPSRMFSYRREGLSAKGSEQISPEPPQQEKARIARYMVHSNNWGFLATLSTLDKIKGMPFGNTFSISDGLLDNSTGIPLFYISPMGNAVADLINNPSASLTLSEAETDYCRQNLIDPEDPRCARLTLTGQVVTVPTDEIEFAKQAMFSSRHPFMKKWPPDHNWFFMKMNIQQVWLQDWFGGVTIIPLEDYFKAKAMNSE
- the creg2 gene encoding protein CREG2 isoform X2, which produces MTVLSLLSLALLGWMVHCSRGYVIVNSVSWAVTNQEETVSTEEEEVDVLPNRLFESSSSIWKASYPAAVYQEKDRNGRAMAKLPSPKEVLSFPSRMFSYRREGLSAKGSEQISPEPPQQEKARIARYMVHSNNWGFLATLSTLDKIKGMPFGNTFSISDGLLDNSTGIPLFYISPMGNAVADLINNPSASLTLSEAETDYCRQNLIDPEDPRCARLTLTGQVVTVPTDEIEFAKQAMFSRHPFMKKWPPDHNWFFMKMNIQQVWLQDWFGGVTIIPLEDYFKAKAMNSE
- the creg2 gene encoding protein CREG2 isoform X3, which codes for MTVLSLLSLALLGWMVHCSRGYVIVNSVSWAVTNQEETVSTEEEEVDVLPNRLFESSSSIWKASYPAAVYQEKDRNGRAMAKLPSPKEVLSFPSRMFSYRREGLSAKGSEQISPEPPQQEKARIARYMVHSNNWGFLATLSTLDKIKGMPFGNTFSISDGLLDNSTGIPLFYISPMGNAVADLINNPSASLTLSEAETDYCRHPFMKKWPPDHNWFFMKMNIQQVWLQDWFGGVTIIPLEDYFKAKAMNSE